Genomic window (Rosa chinensis cultivar Old Blush chromosome 6, RchiOBHm-V2, whole genome shotgun sequence):
ACGCATGTGAATTTTCTTAGCAGTGAATGAATTGGAGTGAATTTTGACCGAGTATCTGAAAGTTTTATACCAGCCAATCATATAGAATTTGACATTACTATGTATAAATCCTAAGCCTATATATATAAGGATTTCTATGGTAAAGGTTCAAAACTGCAGAAATAAGTAGATCCTATGCTAATTGATTAGTTCAATGGTGATGTTTTCTTTGTAAATAGCTTCCTGAGCAGTTTTCTCTTCGTGAATCTAATGCAACCAGTTCTTGTTGTGTCAGGTGGTAGAGAGAGCTCTGTTTCTGTGGAACAACGATCACATTGAGAACTTgatcaaacaaaatcataatactGCCCATTATGTTAGAGAAGGCAATGTCCAAAGATTTAGTTTAAGGTGATATGTTGGATTGATGTAAAATAGCCTTGTTGAGGCATGATTGACATGTTTATATTGACCTGGGCTTTGATGCCTTGCTGGAACTATTTAGTTGCTGATATTCATTATTGTAGCATCATATGAAGCTAGCAAAGTATAAACAGATTTACATGTATACATTGCCATCTTCTGTAGATGTGATTAGTGGCAATAATGTTTATTAATTTGATTCCATGTTAAACTTGGGTGTTGGCTGTTGTGAGGACTTGGAAAATTTCTTGGAGAACTTGGGTGCTTGTTGTGTTTCATCAGTTCATGATAATAATGAGATTTAGCAAGACTAGaggtattcaaaagagtaagatCCTCAAAATAACCTGCTATATAAGCTTGAACTACATTAtattaccaaacaatcaaggcaaTATAATCTTTCATGTCTAaattggtcattccacaaacaaaaagtaCGAGCCAGTTTTGAGTTTTTTAAAACACATTGCCATTGACAGCacttataaaaagtcaatttaccAAACGCTCAGGTGCTTTGCTTTTCAGTCACTTACTCTCAGAAATAAACAAAAGCCAGTTTTTCTTAAAAGTACTATCATATCAAACACACCCTAAATTGAAAGATTTTTGGTTGTCAATTCCTAAGGGcacaatatatattaatttttaaactCGTTAATTATGTCAGAAATAGGTGTAGTCTTTTGTCTTGTAGCCCTAAAAGAATATTTATGACATCATCTGTAATCTTTGCTCTATTTATACTCTAATATTTTTGTTATTGGGAGTGGGAAATGACCTATTTCTCGACATCAAGTCCTACCAAACCCTTAGGCTATTGTTTAACCATGTCAACTAGGTACTGATGTGGTATTGAGTAGACCTGTCAATAGACTTGATTTCGATCTTTATCCTCTTAGAACTGTCAATGGGCTATCCTTTAATCCTTCAACTTCAAAATCAAATATGAATTGATGTTAATCTGATGCATCAACAATCAGCTGGTTGGTTTTTCatcataaaaataataaaagtattaagagagtttctattgagacctccaaatttactcatttGACCTCATACTCTTTACACCTCCTTTGTGCTTTTAAATACAAATATTTGCTCACTAAACCTCCTTTTgaattcctcaaataaccttagTTATATTATTCacatacaaaaaataaaatatactcATTATACCTCTAATTCACTAACTACACCTCcattcctttattttttttattttttgcatgcAAACCTAAAAAATGGCCAAAATAAATTTCTAGAACtttaaatcatgaatcaaatggTCATAACACATAAATTGATCAAGCAGTCATAAATCAAATGGTTGGACATGATTCCTATGTTTCTAACTcttataaaaaatgaaaatgaaaggttacaaaaattgatataaataaaaaaaaaaccggaacacaaaaaaaaaaaaaaattaaaaaccaccATATCCCACTCAAAGCTCATACTCCAACCAAACCTTGAACAGAGTCTAGTTGATTATAATTCATTGTctataattgtcattttataagagaatatatatgtaattcattaattcaaatgatatagaggtcaaatgagcaaatttgaaGGTTCTAATAGAAATCCTCAAGTATTAAAAGGATTGGAATTCTAATAATCATTGATTGATACTAAgggaaacaaaatataaacagtacTCCAACTATGGTCCATTCTAAATTTTCATACCCAACTTTCCGAAACTATCACATTGGTACCCCAAATAGCCAGTCCGACCCAACATATGTACTTGCCGTCCATAACGGCGTTAACTTGCTCCTCTCGTGGCATCTTTAAATCATGCCAGCTGTCAGAAGAGTTAACGTTgtcatggacggcgtgtacgAAAATTGGGTTGGATTGAGTACTCCAAGTATTAAAATGATAGTTTCCAAAAGTTAGGTACAAAAATTTAGAATGGGTTTTACCTCAAGTactgtttatatatttttcccTTGATACTAATTATGTTGCTCAATTTGCCCAAAAGCATAATCTTATAATATATAGAGTAAAATTTGTAAATCATCTATGTAAATTGGCATGGGATGATACTCATTATTAActttttaattcaaaaatatttaatttcacCCGTGCgattttttaaattaatcaaTGTTGGTCTAAGATGTTGGACATTTGGACGGAATCAAACCCCTATACTCGCCTAATTATCAGTTCTCTCACCACTTACTAAACTCAAGAGCTTAAGAGACATCTCTCCTTAACTTTATGCCCTCACTCTGGTTAACTCATAAACCGAAATAAAATGAAAACCACAAAAAGACAAGTCGGAAATGGCACCACTTGTTACGCAGGCtattcatttttttaaattttttcttttgatagACATTACGTATGTAATATTTCTTTAAGAACATATATTCTGCAAGAGTTGGTAGCATTGCTCTTCTGGCTTCTTATATAATTTTAGAATCCCACCTAATACAAACCTACGAATTAAGAAGCTTTACATTATTACTTACCATGCGTGATCCTTTCGGATAACGGAATACTAATTGCTACTGCGCACTGGCTACTACTTGGCCCCATGAAAACTTTTAttcatatatatacaaatccATCATTTTCTCTTACAAACCATTTCTGCAAACCAGGTCAATCACATGGTTTGTATGCATAAGATCATGAAAGAAGCCAGAAACTAATGCTGTCAGTACCCTTGGAGGAGATTCAATTCATTGAATTATCTATCAGTCAACAATGTGCATGTGAAATAAACTATTTGTTGGATATGGTTTTAATTGGCAGcataaattatatatttgcaAGTTTTGTGCAggatttaaaatatttgaacaaTGCACTTAATTGGGTTTCAGGTAAAGTGGTGAAGTAGCTAGACTGTGACACTGTGTATTAGTTGATAAAGACAAGGTAAACCAGCAGGGTACCTTTGTAATTACAAATCTGAAAGAATTAAGTTATTTAAGTCGATCTGAAGGGAGAGAAGAACCATTTAAGGGCGCCATCAATGAATTACGTGAAGCTCTTTCTCATAGACTCaaagaagtagaagaaaaagaggaggaggaggaagaggggcATTATTGAAATGGAGTATTCGAAAGTAACAGCTCTTGATGAGGAGGAGAAGGTGACAGACAAGAGACCTTCAGTTTCCTATCATTACTTATATCCATGCGATTTCCTTGAAGAAGCACTAAGGGCCCTGTTCAAGTGTTTCGGTCTTGATAACAACTCACAGGCCTATGAAGAACAAGAACCAGAGAAAACCACCAGAGCAAACCCAGAGACAAGCACTCCTAATTCAACCCCAGAACTACAAGTTGCAGATCCATCTGACCCAAAAGAAGCTGCTGATCCTCCATCTTCAACCTCAGTAACCACTGTATGATATATAATTATCCTTCGCTCTGTCATATTCTAGACAAAATGTCATATCTATTAAGCACACGAAGGTCTTTGTTTATTGTGTTCATGCAGGAAATTGCTGCTGCAAGCACAAGGGCTGTAAGTCCACCAATAGGCAGTGGTAGAGGACCGCAGATTAACTAATTATTTTGAAAACTGAGATCTCCTTACTATGAATCAACCTCGTTCTCTACTGGTCAACAAACTTAATTTTAATTAGCTTGTTACATATCTACATATCTACAATCAATGTAAAGTAGCTACCATTGCGGGAACTATGCATAATTGATCTCTTAATTTCCAGTTTCCACTTTCTTAATTTTTGGATTTCTCCGTGTTTCAAAGTTTGTATATCAGAGATTGCAATTGTtactagtttacatttcaaagAATCCATTGTGCAACTTCAACTACATCGAGTAAGCTATGCTTTAATTGGGTGAACTAgaataatgataataataataataaaaaagaacagaGTTAATAAGAGAGACAAATTAGACATAAAAATACCTATGAGCGAATCACACTATGTAGGTAAATTTCACAGTTGCCaacaaaaaaatcagaaacttaaGCATGTCAGGTAacatttttaaaaatgattttcaaaaacaaattttgaaaatgaaaacaagaaaacaagatTGTATTTTTGAGATCCAAAAAGAATTTTTGAAAATGAGAACGGCAAAAACACTTCCAGTATTACCGTACGAAAATGCAAAACACAATGAAAATGTATTCAGTTGTAGTATTTTTAAAATCTCATTTTTCAATAATTAGTGTAGAACTCaaatttattataattattataaCACAAATATATTAccatataataaaaataaagatagtCACAAAAGAAGTGTCActaaattaattatcaaattattCATCAAAGAGTGAATAACAATCTTATTTGTACGAAGAAAGAAATACTCAAAATCCTAATGAATTTCTAATGACTAACTTAATGAagtgtgacaggacccgccccggatttcaccgtGAAATCCGAAATGGTCCTGCAGAGCCCAGTTTAAAAgaattctaccaaaaaatttAACGGAACTTctcctaaaagtggactacccaacaCCTGTAgaaaacaattacacttctaataTCAAACACCATTCTCAACTCCTAGAGTTACCATGCTCCCTGAATCACAACAAACTCCACAACACAACACAAGCCTCAATTTAAGAACATTTAGCCCACAAGTTATTAGTGTACGTaatctaatacacaaggtatacaagaaaataaaaaaaaaggtaaaggaTCGATAAATCCTACAACGCGGAACCAGTGACAACTacgcctcaactccatgtacgccctaCCTCAACTAGCTGAATCtccaaactgggcatttgaaacagaaGGACCCAGTGGAAATTAATTGAAatacgttagtgtgagtggacaaaaataaataattaaaataaataggaaCCCGAGAACTCATCACTTTCCCACAGTATACTTTTATAATCAATGCATGCAAGTTTTAGGAAAAAATATTTCTAATGAAATTTAGTTCAAGAAAACCAAACTAGCCTCGGTAGTCATAAAGAACAAAGTAGGAAAACCGAGAAGTTTTGATAACTCCTAAAAATAGGGCCAACCCTGCTAATCGAGTAAAATTAGACTAAACCCGCTAGTCAAGTATAAAGTAAAGTATGGGGAAGAATATATcagccatacaagtgagcctcccaaGCCAAAGTACTCCCATACCTCCGTACCTTTACGTCACAGAGGCGAATAAGGTACCGGGCTTTCATGATACCACCACTAAGGTAGCATCAAATCACCACAAAGGTGGAAAGGGATTCGTGACTCCACCCTAAAGGTGGTAGTCACATCGACTCGAAAGGCAGAATGACATGCTAGCATGGTAATATGATCACAACAAGTATGGCATAGGAAAATCATATGGAAAGTCGAAAGTCAAATAAAGCTTCCTAAAAAATCTCACAACAAACAAGGTGCGAGTATGTTCCTAACCGTACTCAGAAAGTCTTAAATAAAACCATGCTGACAAATATAGTAACAAATGCGATTCTCAAATATCACACGATTTTCCAAATCGATAATGAATAAGAGCGAGATCAAAGAGATTCAAAACTTGATCACTAAACTTATTTCGGCAAAGTTCAACGCAAGCCCAAAGTGAAATCAAATCGTAAAACAAATCCCTTCCCGAAATCAATCCTAGAGATACATCACGATCCAATACCGAAATCAAATCAATAAATTAAAATcagttaaattttattttccaaaccCAAATCATATgcatcaaaacaaataaaatgataattaataAAAATTCTTGCATGTAcatatttaaaatgaaattgtccactcacaatatacaGCTAACGCACCCAAGCATATGGATCTTTGTCAAGCGATGGGTCGGTACCCCGTCCTGTACAAAATTATATTTCGTAAACTACGATTAcaaaattaaatacgattcaaAACGATACCCCGAAAACCCCTAGTAAAAACAACAACTCCATTTCTTCTTAGATTCATCCCAAATCGATTCCTTGACTTAAGTATTATATAATAGAAATGAGGGATATCCAATGGTTAGATTCCCGTAAATTGACAACCAAAACTCCGCACTTCAGAAAATGACAATTAGTACCAAATTTCCTCCGATTTACACCAGAGTTATCTCTATAAGTTCTACACGCTACAACCAACCCAACCAACCAAATTAAGAGGCTGCAATCGGCCCCAAGGAGCCACCAACAGTGGCTTACGAGCTGCTGAGCCAAGCCCCGGTTCGGGTATCACCACCTATATCAAAATCTTCCTCTCAACAGCCCTAACAACTTCTTCAACTACGACATTGATCAATTTTGAGTGTAACATTCAGAAATTACCTcgaaatggaaaagaaaaatcttgAACTTCAAATCCTCGATTCATCCTGCTTGTTGCGAATTGGTGCAAGCCCTTTGGAGGGTTTGATGTACATTGGAAGAGCTCCAGAAAGCAGGTTGTCTCTTCGCTTATGGTCACAAGAGAAGAAATTTCCAGCCAGGTTGAGCTCACAGACCTTCCCAAGCATGAATCAGACCAAATTGGAGGCATAGGGTGGTACGACATGAAACAGGAGTTCAAACACCACCGGTCCGGCGGTCTGGGTAAGTCTGACTGCGGAGAACCTGTTGGGTTGTCGGGTCAGGCCGGAAAACCGAGTCAGAAAGAGAGAAATCTAAGTTAGCGTTTCGGGGTAAGTTTCTGAAAATGAAACCTTACCAAAATAAATGGACTATTTATAGTAAATTTTCCCAGATCACTAACTTTAGTTTTCTgatcataactttcacatacgaactctgatgTGAGTGTGCTGTATGTCCACGAATTTAGTTTGACGTCCTAtacaattttcatgaagaaaCTTTTACCAAACAAGGAATGAAACAAAAATTCAACTTTTATGTCCATTAAAAGTATCGAAATGAAGTAAAAGTAACAATAATTAtcatttaccgtccaaatgactagtaaacaggtaaattgAGGTACATGACGTATCAAAGTGTGTATTATACTAATTAAGTTTCTCGCGGAATAAAATCTTTCCTCAAAGTTGCTGCAGTCATATCCTTGATAGTGTTCATTATTGTAAGGTTTGCTGCAGTCATATCCATATCTGGTACTGACCTATGTTCTGTATCAAATATCATGTCTTCTACACcaaatgtgatgccccggaaatttgttattatttttcgaggatttttcggaatctaatttgtggttattggacagtttcgtggctcgtggacggagcggaattgtttcggacgaatttttattcgaaaagtgtggatttagggggggggtt
Coding sequences:
- the LOC112172399 gene encoding uncharacterized protein LOC112172399, yielding MEYSKVTALDEEEKVTDKRPSVSYHYLYPCDFLEEALRALFKCFGLDNNSQAYEEQEPEKTTRANPETSTPNSTPELQVADPSDPKEAADPPSSTSVTTEIAAASTRAVSPPIGSGRGPQIN